One stretch of Rhodohalobacter mucosus DNA includes these proteins:
- a CDS encoding efflux RND transporter permease subunit, producing MLKGIIDFSLRQKFIALALVVLMAFAGFRALTEIPINSLPDVTPEQVLVITKAGRYSPYDVERLVSYPIETAMNGLPDVKEVRSISHFGLSAVTVEFDEGTDTYFARQLVSQRVQSIAEDLPEGVDTPQLGPISTAMGEIVQYVVKGDGYSLTELRTIQDWIIAPQLKTVNGVTEINSFGGFVKQYEVLVEPEKLRTFGVGLSHVVDAISANNSVSGGNFLEHNREQYIIRGFGQISGEQDIADIIVANPGGRPVYIRDLAEITLGRQLRQGAVTQNGNGEVVTGIVMMLRGGNGREVIQAIDERIEEVNKSLPENVRIEKFYDQSDLVDRTTNTITINLVEGGFFVIAVLLLLLGEITGALIVASVIPLSMLFAFIGMEQFGLAANLMSLGAIDFGMVVDGSVVMVENVVHRLHQNQGEKRKIDVIRKAAHQVARPIFFGVLIILMVYVPIMTFSGMEGILFRPMAITVATAVFGSLILALVYIPAMSALLFRKGVKVRKNYIINWLKPRYQSFLEKSLDHKMVTISAAVVVFASSLVLAPFLGTEFLPELDEGSILVEQIRMPSVTLDESVENADWFAGELMANIPEIKTVVPKTGRSDLANDWMGVHQTDVWVILKPMEEWREGVTKQDIIEMIRPYLETEPGLAYNFTQPIAMRVDELTSGVKSDIAVKIFGEELDVLNRVGTDIVSLLGNLEGTDNFFLEQTIGQPYLNIDIDREAVAAYGLNVNDVQQVIETGIGGSVVSEVFEGQRRFDIVVRLPEETRNSFSKIADTQVRLPEGGFIPLSRVARIHAEEGPREIARENNWRRTIVGINISGIDIGSYVANLQEVIDQNVDVPPGYFLQYGGAFEDQQRAMQHLLIVVPLSLMIILGLLYLMFGYIRFTFLIFLNLPLALSGGIFILWIRGLYLSVSASIGFVALFGVAVLNGIVLVAHLNELRQEGQPLRQAVLEGAADRLRPVLMTALVASLGFIPMAFNTGPGSEVQRPLASVVIGGLITATLLTLLVLPTIYHWMEKGRDVPLDSAKKTFSTDKKEDQT from the coding sequence ATGTTAAAGGGGATCATCGATTTTAGCCTGAGACAAAAATTTATTGCGCTGGCACTGGTTGTGCTGATGGCTTTTGCGGGTTTCAGGGCCCTGACCGAAATCCCCATCAACTCACTCCCCGATGTAACGCCCGAGCAGGTGCTGGTGATTACCAAAGCGGGGCGGTACTCTCCCTATGATGTGGAACGGCTCGTCAGCTATCCTATTGAAACGGCCATGAACGGCCTGCCTGACGTGAAAGAGGTACGGTCGATTTCCCATTTTGGCCTGTCTGCCGTTACCGTCGAGTTTGATGAGGGAACAGACACCTATTTTGCCAGGCAGCTTGTTAGCCAGCGCGTGCAAAGTATTGCGGAAGACCTTCCGGAGGGCGTAGATACCCCGCAACTGGGGCCAATATCGACAGCGATGGGAGAAATAGTTCAGTATGTGGTAAAGGGCGACGGCTACTCGCTGACCGAACTGAGAACCATCCAGGACTGGATCATCGCACCACAGCTGAAAACGGTTAACGGTGTAACCGAGATCAATTCATTCGGCGGTTTCGTAAAACAGTATGAGGTACTTGTAGAGCCAGAAAAACTACGAACTTTCGGAGTCGGACTATCACATGTGGTGGATGCGATTTCCGCCAATAACAGTGTGTCCGGGGGGAATTTTCTGGAACACAACCGGGAACAGTACATTATTCGCGGCTTCGGGCAGATCTCGGGAGAGCAGGACATTGCTGATATCATTGTGGCAAATCCGGGCGGGCGTCCGGTATACATTCGGGACCTGGCCGAAATTACCCTTGGCCGGCAGCTGCGCCAGGGTGCTGTAACACAGAATGGCAATGGAGAAGTGGTAACCGGAATCGTAATGATGCTGCGCGGGGGCAACGGAAGGGAAGTGATTCAGGCTATCGATGAGCGGATCGAAGAAGTGAATAAAAGCCTGCCGGAAAATGTAAGGATCGAGAAGTTTTATGATCAATCCGACCTTGTTGACCGCACGACCAATACGATTACCATCAACCTCGTGGAGGGAGGCTTTTTTGTCATCGCGGTGCTGCTTCTGTTGCTGGGCGAAATTACCGGTGCACTCATTGTAGCCTCCGTGATTCCGCTCTCCATGCTTTTTGCCTTTATCGGTATGGAGCAGTTCGGCCTGGCAGCGAACCTTATGAGTCTGGGAGCTATCGATTTTGGAATGGTTGTAGACGGTTCGGTCGTAATGGTTGAAAATGTGGTACACCGCCTTCATCAGAACCAGGGTGAAAAGAGAAAAATTGATGTGATCAGAAAAGCGGCCCATCAGGTTGCGAGGCCTATATTTTTTGGTGTCCTGATCATTCTGATGGTCTATGTGCCCATCATGACATTTTCAGGCATGGAGGGTATTCTGTTCAGGCCTATGGCCATTACGGTGGCAACGGCCGTTTTCGGATCCCTTATTCTGGCCCTGGTTTACATTCCAGCGATGTCGGCCCTTCTGTTCCGGAAGGGTGTGAAAGTCAGAAAGAACTACATTATCAATTGGCTGAAGCCAAGGTACCAGTCATTTCTGGAGAAAAGTCTCGATCATAAGATGGTAACGATTAGCGCGGCCGTGGTTGTTTTTGCCTCTTCTCTTGTGCTGGCGCCCTTTCTCGGTACAGAATTTTTGCCCGAACTGGATGAGGGATCGATCCTGGTTGAGCAGATCCGGATGCCGTCGGTTACGCTTGATGAATCGGTTGAAAATGCTGACTGGTTTGCCGGTGAACTGATGGCCAATATTCCGGAAATCAAAACAGTGGTTCCGAAAACGGGCCGCTCCGACCTGGCAAACGATTGGATGGGCGTTCACCAAACGGATGTATGGGTTATCCTGAAGCCCATGGAGGAATGGAGGGAAGGTGTAACCAAGCAGGATATCATTGAGATGATACGGCCTTACCTGGAGACGGAGCCGGGGCTGGCCTACAATTTCACCCAGCCGATAGCGATGCGGGTTGACGAGCTGACCAGCGGGGTGAAGTCGGATATTGCCGTAAAAATATTTGGGGAGGAGCTGGACGTACTGAACCGGGTGGGGACTGATATTGTATCCCTTCTGGGTAATCTTGAGGGAACCGATAACTTCTTCCTGGAACAAACGATAGGTCAGCCCTACCTCAATATTGATATAGACCGGGAAGCGGTTGCTGCATATGGCCTGAATGTCAATGATGTGCAGCAGGTAATTGAGACGGGTATTGGCGGATCCGTGGTCAGTGAAGTCTTCGAAGGCCAGCGACGGTTCGACATTGTGGTTCGTCTGCCGGAGGAGACACGGAACTCTTTTTCAAAAATTGCAGACACGCAGGTGCGTCTTCCTGAAGGAGGGTTCATTCCCTTAAGCCGCGTTGCCAGAATCCATGCCGAAGAGGGCCCACGCGAAATAGCCCGGGAAAATAACTGGAGACGAACCATCGTAGGGATTAATATCAGCGGTATTGATATCGGCTCGTATGTAGCCAACCTGCAGGAGGTTATCGATCAGAATGTGGATGTTCCGCCGGGCTATTTTCTGCAATACGGAGGGGCTTTCGAGGATCAGCAGCGTGCCATGCAGCACCTCCTCATTGTGGTGCCTCTATCGCTGATGATTATTTTGGGCTTGCTCTATCTGATGTTCGGCTACATTCGATTCACGTTTCTGATTTTCCTGAATCTTCCTCTTGCCCTATCGGGGGGTATTTTCATTCTCTGGATTCGCGGACTCTATCTCTCCGTATCTGCCAGCATCGGTTTTGTGGCCCTTTTTGGGGTGGCTGTGCTGAATGGAATTGTGCTTGTGGCTCATCTCAATGAACTGCGCCAGGAGGGTCAGCCGCTCAGGCAGGCCGTGCTGGAGGGTGCCGCCGACAGGCTGAGACCGGTTCTCATGACCGCGTTGGTGGCCAGTCTTGGGTTCATCCCGATGGCTTTTAATACAGGTCCGGGCTCCGAGGTGCAGCGGCCGCTGGCTTCAGTGGTGATTGGCGGACTGATAACTGCAACATTACTGACTCTGCTCGTTCTGCCGACAATCTATCACTGGATGGAGAAAGGAAGGGATGTGCCTCTTGACTCAGCTAAAAAAACGTTTTCAACTGACAAGAAAGAAGATCAAACATAA
- a CDS encoding efflux RND transporter periplasmic adaptor subunit codes for MKYSQYILKISYGLILPLMLFAMTSCSGENGAESPESVGLPPSISEDAQSEPAMVRLSEEQAEDLHIQTKVVSEERITYSMTVPGTVIAAPEHIAVISTPLNGRITKIYAHEGEEVKSGDPLLEMESLEFAELAASYLESEAEKNYLEQQVERLRSLVEQKISPQSALDRVNADLSRANTRVRAAAARLRSVGVSEQRLSQWNEQEEDESAVLTMYATIDGKINQHLIDLGQAVNANDMLLDIVNNKQVLARGFVDPKDISNLQTGARAVISQREDKGMLSLESQITTIQPGLDPENKSIIVNSLVQTLNQWPVIGQSVRIKYDAYTPSEVISIPLDAIQYEGESARVFVKRDELTYESRPVDILRILSESAIISSGLSAGEEVAVTQVFSLKALGKFEEFAEE; via the coding sequence ATGAAATACAGTCAATACATTTTAAAAATATCATACGGCCTGATTTTACCGCTTATGCTGTTTGCAATGACGTCTTGTTCAGGAGAGAATGGCGCAGAAAGCCCTGAAAGTGTAGGCTTGCCGCCATCCATTTCGGAAGATGCTCAGTCTGAGCCAGCAATGGTTCGCCTTTCAGAGGAGCAGGCCGAAGACTTGCATATACAAACAAAGGTGGTTTCTGAGGAACGCATAACGTACTCCATGACGGTTCCCGGTACCGTAATTGCAGCTCCCGAACACATTGCTGTAATCAGCACCCCGCTCAACGGGCGCATTACAAAAATTTATGCACATGAAGGGGAAGAGGTTAAAAGCGGAGACCCCCTTCTGGAAATGGAGAGCCTTGAATTTGCGGAGCTGGCAGCGAGCTATCTGGAGTCGGAGGCTGAAAAAAATTACCTGGAACAGCAGGTGGAGCGGCTCCGATCACTGGTAGAACAAAAAATAAGTCCTCAAAGTGCGCTCGACCGTGTCAATGCAGACCTCTCACGGGCGAATACAAGAGTGCGGGCTGCTGCTGCAAGACTCAGATCTGTTGGGGTAAGCGAACAGAGACTATCCCAATGGAATGAACAGGAGGAGGATGAAAGTGCGGTACTTACCATGTACGCTACCATCGACGGAAAAATCAATCAGCATCTGATTGACCTGGGGCAGGCCGTAAACGCAAATGATATGCTTCTGGATATCGTAAATAACAAACAGGTTCTGGCAAGAGGATTTGTGGACCCGAAAGACATATCCAACCTTCAGACAGGCGCAAGAGCCGTTATATCCCAGCGTGAAGACAAGGGAATGCTCTCCCTTGAATCACAGATAACAACCATTCAGCCGGGACTCGATCCGGAGAACAAGTCAATTATTGTGAATTCTCTGGTTCAAACCCTGAATCAATGGCCCGTTATCGGTCAAAGTGTGAGAATTAAGTACGATGCGTATACACCTTCTGAGGTCATTTCCATTCCGCTGGACGCCATACAGTATGAAGGAGAATCCGCAAGGGTTTTTGTGAAAAGGGACGAACTGACCTATGAAAGCAGGCCGGTGGATATTCTGAGAATACTCAGTGAGTCGGCCATCATTTCATCAGGGCTCTCAGCAGGCGAGGAAGTAGCTGTAACGCAGGTTTTCAGCCTGAAAGCACTGGGTAAATTTGAGGAATTTGCGGAGGAATAG
- a CDS encoding TolC family protein, protein MSQATDERVITVQDAIQIAMQQNPELKYAEEQVQVQRSLIGPSWGIESPEVYYFREGMDDGVFSEQRWGVSQSVAFPLTGYLQQRKASVDLDVAQLEADFLRIRIRADVKRAYTNVVYTIKKVDLARNELQLAEELREIASARLDVGESTELDLIQSDIQLNEARNRLLQAREMHNSARYELFRVMGTEPGGQEYGISYADTLVWVDIALSQEEVLKELSESPEMLIARKISESAKQKITTEKSRYLPGLRFDYYYQDFGSGYDFTGFEVGVSIPLWFGVNESRRVMQARSEFRQTEWNINKTHLRLNERAENAWHSYITSREAILSYKNFVQSRASTLLELTREGYRAGELDLLRVLEAQRTYLESEQQYYESLKNYYEQLIELEKYIPKELVFTGGGSE, encoded by the coding sequence ATGTCTCAAGCGACAGATGAGCGCGTTATCACGGTTCAGGATGCTATTCAAATAGCCATGCAGCAAAACCCTGAATTGAAGTATGCCGAAGAACAGGTACAGGTACAGAGGTCTTTGATAGGACCCTCCTGGGGGATTGAAAGCCCGGAAGTCTATTATTTCAGGGAAGGGATGGATGATGGTGTTTTTTCCGAACAGAGATGGGGAGTATCACAGTCCGTCGCATTTCCTTTGACAGGGTATTTACAACAACGCAAGGCATCCGTTGATCTGGACGTTGCGCAGCTTGAGGCTGATTTTTTACGCATCAGGATAAGAGCGGATGTAAAAAGAGCCTACACCAATGTTGTATATACAATAAAAAAAGTGGATCTGGCCAGGAATGAGCTTCAGCTTGCCGAAGAACTGCGGGAAATAGCCAGTGCAAGACTGGATGTTGGGGAGTCCACTGAACTGGATTTGATACAGTCTGACATCCAGCTGAACGAAGCGCGCAACAGACTGCTCCAGGCCCGTGAAATGCACAATAGCGCACGATACGAACTGTTCAGGGTTATGGGTACAGAACCGGGAGGGCAGGAGTATGGCATCTCTTATGCGGATACACTTGTGTGGGTCGATATCGCACTAAGCCAGGAAGAAGTGTTGAAAGAGTTATCAGAGTCACCCGAAATGCTCATAGCGAGAAAAATTTCCGAGTCTGCAAAACAGAAGATTACCACAGAAAAGAGCCGGTATTTACCCGGTCTGCGATTCGATTACTATTATCAGGACTTCGGCAGCGGGTACGATTTTACAGGATTTGAAGTTGGTGTGTCAATTCCGCTATGGTTTGGGGTAAATGAGAGCCGAAGGGTGATGCAGGCGAGATCAGAATTCAGGCAAACCGAGTGGAACATCAACAAAACCCATCTGCGGCTAAATGAAAGGGCCGAAAATGCATGGCACAGCTATATAACCAGCAGGGAGGCGATTCTATCCTATAAAAATTTTGTGCAATCCCGTGCAAGCACACTATTGGAATTGACGCGAGAGGGGTACAGGGCAGGAGAACTGGACTTGCTCAGGGTGCTCGAAGCCCAGAGAACCTACCTGGAATCGGAGCAGCAATACTACGAATCGCTCAAAAATTACTATGAGCAGCTGATAGAGCTTGAAAAATATATACCGAAAGAACTTGTATTCACAGGTGGAGGATCAGAATGA
- a CDS encoding universal stress protein: MTKLFKHALVALDLSEASDLILECVPHLSKFGTEKVTLVSVVPIPYSGEKAEFNTDKQRKQLKSYKKQLEEKGFEVRFEIRSGVHFYPPTEIIEQAEKSSADYIVIANRGHSKVQELLMGSTATEVLQRSPLPVYLINVEVEWHDDDTEKRKLVLSRSAGESLDHILYATDFSENAARAFEVVKYFEANGYTRNVTLVHVQGHHYMALSDPATYDEVTRKNQEQLEKLRNQFTDSTREHTDIIVTFGTPAKEIIQASEERGATMIIIGSQGKGFVEKFFLGGVSNQVTRMSTIPVFLIPAERA; this comes from the coding sequence ATGACAAAACTCTTCAAACACGCATTGGTTGCACTCGATCTGTCAGAAGCAAGCGATCTGATACTTGAATGTGTACCTCATCTCAGTAAATTTGGAACCGAAAAAGTGACCCTGGTCAGCGTTGTTCCGATACCCTATTCCGGGGAAAAAGCTGAATTCAACACGGATAAGCAGAGGAAACAGCTAAAATCCTACAAAAAGCAGCTTGAGGAGAAGGGGTTTGAAGTACGTTTTGAAATACGGAGCGGAGTGCACTTCTATCCGCCTACTGAAATTATCGAGCAGGCTGAAAAAAGCAGTGCCGATTATATTGTGATTGCCAATCGCGGACACAGCAAAGTACAGGAGCTGCTGATGGGCAGTACGGCAACAGAGGTACTTCAGCGTTCACCACTACCCGTATATCTGATTAATGTGGAAGTGGAGTGGCATGATGATGATACCGAGAAGCGTAAGCTGGTACTTTCCCGTTCTGCGGGTGAATCTCTCGATCATATCCTGTATGCAACCGACTTTTCAGAAAATGCGGCCCGTGCATTTGAGGTTGTTAAATATTTTGAGGCGAATGGGTATACAAGAAATGTAACACTGGTGCATGTTCAGGGACATCACTACATGGCTCTAAGCGACCCGGCAACGTACGATGAAGTAACCCGAAAAAATCAGGAGCAGCTCGAGAAGCTTAGAAATCAGTTTACCGATTCCACCCGGGAACATACAGACATCATTGTCACGTTCGGGACGCCGGCGAAAGAGATTATCCAGGCATCAGAAGAGCGGGGCGCTACGATGATAATCATCGGCAGTCAGGGTAAAGGGTTTGTTGAGAAATTCTTTCTGGGAGGTGTGAGTAATCAGGTGACCCGAATGAGCACCATACCGGTATTTCTTATTCCGGCCGAAAGAGCGTAG
- a CDS encoding aldehyde dehydrogenase family protein: protein MKIKGKNFINGKWVEGSLGALDMINPSYDKKIGEIARSGHEDVEHAVRSAQTAFEGPWAETDAAERGKMLAKAAEILYRNTEELAELEAADTGKPITQARADAELSARYFEFYAGAADKLHGETIPFRNGYTVYTHRVPLGVTGHIIPWNYPLQMTGRTLGPSLAAGNTTVFKPAEDACLSVVRLFELIEGAGFPAGVLNLVTGKGEEAGDALARHPGIDHMAFTGSPRVGIEVMKHSAEHIRPTLLELGGKSPQVLFEDADMEAAMPVIVNAIIQNAGQTCSAGSRLVVQDTVHDAVVDELANRFRNLKVAPAESDPDVGPIINKKQLKRVEEFVENAKQEGARVMAQSALPKENGYYYPPTLLSHVSNDSSIAQNEVFGPVLTVIPFKDEREAIEIANNVEYGLVAAVWTRNFGRAHRVANAIKAGQVYVNGYGAGGGVELPFGGMKKSGFGREKGFEALFDVTAVKTTILNHG, encoded by the coding sequence ATGAAAATCAAAGGGAAAAATTTTATCAATGGAAAATGGGTCGAAGGGTCATTGGGAGCGCTGGATATGATCAATCCCTCGTATGATAAAAAGATTGGAGAGATTGCCCGCAGCGGACATGAGGATGTCGAGCATGCGGTAAGGTCGGCACAAACCGCTTTCGAAGGGCCCTGGGCTGAAACCGATGCGGCCGAGAGGGGCAAGATGCTGGCAAAAGCGGCAGAGATTCTTTACCGCAATACAGAAGAACTTGCTGAACTGGAAGCGGCTGATACCGGTAAACCCATCACACAGGCTCGTGCCGATGCAGAGCTCTCAGCCCGTTATTTTGAATTTTACGCGGGAGCTGCTGATAAACTGCATGGTGAGACGATTCCGTTCAGGAACGGATATACGGTTTATACACATCGGGTGCCCCTGGGTGTTACTGGCCACATCATTCCCTGGAACTACCCGCTTCAGATGACAGGGCGAACTCTTGGCCCCAGCCTGGCTGCGGGGAATACAACCGTTTTCAAACCTGCCGAAGATGCCTGTTTGTCGGTGGTGCGCCTGTTTGAACTCATTGAGGGAGCCGGATTTCCTGCCGGCGTACTGAACCTGGTTACCGGAAAGGGCGAAGAGGCCGGCGATGCGCTTGCCCGCCATCCGGGAATTGATCACATGGCATTTACAGGCTCTCCCCGGGTGGGTATTGAGGTAATGAAGCATTCTGCAGAACATATACGTCCCACGCTTCTGGAGCTTGGCGGCAAGTCTCCCCAGGTTCTGTTTGAGGACGCGGATATGGAAGCTGCGATGCCTGTTATTGTGAATGCAATCATACAGAACGCAGGACAGACATGCTCGGCAGGGTCCAGACTTGTTGTGCAGGATACGGTTCATGATGCCGTGGTGGATGAGCTGGCCAACAGGTTCAGGAACCTGAAAGTGGCTCCTGCTGAATCGGATCCGGATGTTGGACCGATAATCAATAAAAAACAGTTAAAAAGAGTGGAAGAGTTTGTAGAAAATGCAAAACAGGAAGGGGCACGCGTAATGGCCCAGTCAGCGCTTCCTAAAGAAAACGGATATTATTACCCGCCTACCCTGCTCAGTCATGTAAGCAACGACAGCAGCATTGCACAGAATGAAGTATTCGGGCCGGTTTTGACCGTTATCCCCTTCAAAGATGAAAGGGAAGCGATAGAGATTGCAAACAATGTGGAATACGGATTGGTGGCTGCCGTTTGGACCCGCAATTTTGGCAGGGCCCACCGCGTTGCGAACGCTATTAAGGCCGGACAGGTGTATGTGAACGGTTACGGGGCAGGCGGTGGAGTAGAGCTCCCCTTTGGCGGAATGAAGAAGAGCGGTTTCGGCCGGGAAAAAGGCTTTGAGGCACTCTTTGATGTTACAGCCGTAAAAACCACGATTCTGAATCATGGTTAA
- a CDS encoding FAS1-like dehydratase domain-containing protein → MNAEEWKGKSENLSDSMAPEQLQRFEEMLNHNPSDIGHGSELSTCAHWAFFHAPLPNSELGVSGNPRNHGLIPPCDLPRRMWAGGKLVFRKPLITGSPAEKKSTLIDVSEKEGSSGKLCFVRLKHQVSQKGALAIDEDQEYVFREENEKGAHPIRTDPMDLDPDWKKLTRPDALQLFRFSAVTWNSHRIHYDQEYAREVEGYPNPLIHAPFLLLLMLDSFRSKHDGKVITSIEYRSVGPVYLGEQISIGGKSIDNFTEALRVTGPEGKLAMKADVNWSYSWT, encoded by the coding sequence ATGAATGCAGAAGAATGGAAAGGTAAATCGGAAAATCTGAGTGATTCCATGGCGCCTGAGCAGCTGCAGCGCTTTGAGGAGATGTTAAATCATAACCCTTCCGATATCGGACACGGCAGCGAACTCTCTACGTGTGCACACTGGGCATTTTTCCACGCTCCGCTGCCCAATTCTGAACTGGGCGTCAGCGGGAATCCTCGAAATCACGGTCTTATACCACCTTGCGACCTGCCGAGAAGAATGTGGGCAGGCGGGAAACTGGTTTTCAGAAAACCACTTATAACAGGAAGCCCGGCCGAAAAGAAATCGACGCTCATTGACGTGAGTGAAAAAGAGGGTTCATCCGGTAAACTCTGTTTTGTCAGGCTGAAGCACCAGGTAAGCCAAAAGGGAGCTTTAGCCATTGATGAAGATCAGGAGTATGTTTTCAGGGAAGAGAATGAAAAAGGTGCACATCCCATCCGGACCGATCCTATGGACCTGGATCCGGACTGGAAAAAACTGACAAGGCCCGATGCACTGCAGCTATTCAGATTTTCAGCTGTTACGTGGAACAGTCATCGCATTCACTACGATCAGGAGTATGCACGCGAGGTTGAAGGATATCCAAACCCGCTTATTCATGCTCCCTTTCTACTGCTGCTGATGCTGGATTCCTTCAGAAGCAAGCACGACGGCAAAGTGATCACATCCATCGAATACAGATCGGTTGGCCCGGTATACCTGGGCGAACAAATCTCTATAGGTGGAAAAAGTATCGACAACTTTACGGAAGCTCTCCGTGTAACCGGCCCCGAAGGAAAACTGGCAATGAAAGCGGATGTGAACTGGTCCTATTCATGGACCTGA